GCCCCGATACAGATGTCACAACCCAGCTCCGTGTATATGCAGAAAACGAAGAAGAAGCACGTGAAAATGTTGCTCTAAACGGATGGCAGATCCTTTCAATCGAATTATATCAACCGCCTACAGCTGTTTCAGGTGAGATGAGAGGCTTAACGCCGACATCTGACGGAGAATATTCAATTACAATTACAAAAGTCGGGGAAGGCTCTGTTAAACCATATGGCACGACTAATGTACCTGCAAACGGCAGCCTAATGATCGAAATGACACCTGATCCGTGCGAAAAGTTAGGAAGCCTAATTTATAATGGTCAGAAGCTCACCCCGGAAGGCAACTCACACACTATAGAAAATATAGAAAAAGAAGGTTCTGTGGTGGTGGTTTTTGAAGCTAACGGAACAGAATGTGCAGATAATGGTATACTCAGTGCAAATCTTAATGAGCAGGGGGCTATTTACTTTGCTCTTGGCGAATTTCGTAAGGAATTAACTGACAAAGAAATAAATATTATAAGCAATGCTAACAATGCAAAAAAGTATGTAATAATCGGACATACTGACGATGTGCGTGTTGTACCGAATACAGAATATGCTGACAACTTTGAACTTTCAGCTAAAAGGGCTGCATTTTTCTTAAACAAACTTACTGAAGCAGGGATTCCGGCAGAAAATGTTCAGACATTAGGGCTCGGCCCCGCTTTTCCGGCAGCACCAAACAAAAAAAACGGACAACCTCTTAACCGGCGGGCTATACTCTATGAACGAATCAGATAACAAAATAACCTATCAGGATTTCTTCAATATAAAGCTAAAAAAGTTTTACGAATACGTCACTGATGTCATGCATGACTTTTCATATGCAATACACAGAAACCTTAAAGAAGACGAAAATAAAAGACGTGTTGAAATATGGCGTTCATCAAAAAATGAAAACGTTAACGCACTAATCTGGCTGGAAATAGTTAAAGGCGGAGCAGAGATTGATCATTACATAGCTACTGATGTTCTCCGCACTATGAACGAAGAGGGTATGCTGAAACTCTTCTTCTTCACCAATGCAGACATTTCTGCGGACATGAAGGATGTTCTGGACGGGAAAGATCACTACGTTTTCACACCTAAAGATATCATAGAGACTATCGAAGCCCTTGAGCTTAAAAAGCTTTCAGGCTCTGGCAAGAAACGTAAAAATGTCAAAGTTCCGTCTGGAAGGCTTGTGATAAGAAACTATCTAAAGAACCACCAGCTGAAAGGAAAAAAAGTTTTTGTAAATACGAGCACACTGTCAGATCTGGCAGAAAACTATCTGCACCTCGCCAGAGAAACCTTTAATGAAGTTGACAGGATTGATGATATCAACAACCTTACACCAGAAGTGAAGGACAGATTTCGTAATCTTCAGACAAAACTTCTTCCGGAACTGAGAAAAACGCTTTATTTCAGATTCACTGAACGTTTCAGCTATCTGTCGCAAACCATATACAACATAGTCCAGAATCTTGTTATGTACATTGGATCACTAATTGAAATGGAATCAGAAGAGCAGATGAACAAAGCAAGGGATGTTGTCGAAAATGAGCTGGATGTTCTTCGTAATATTGACGAAAAACTTGAAGAGTTTTATACAGAACAAATGAAAAAGACTGTAAGACTCAGCTACAATCTACTCTACATTTCAATAGCTATCATATCATTTATGATCGTATTTTATCTCATCATGGTAAAATCAAAGTAAGGTTTTATCAAAGCTTAATTTTTTATTCCTCCAAAGCGTTTGATTTTTACCCAGCAATGAATTAAACTTACTGTAACATATAGTCTTTAAAAACAAGGCTGTATAATGCTTTCATTAAAATACATAACCGGAACGTGACAGACAATGGAATATAGCAGCGAAATATTAAATTTTATCAGCGAGATAGTGCTGGTTGTAAATGATAAATTTCAGAT
This window of the Denitrovibrio acetiphilus DSM 12809 genome carries:
- a CDS encoding OmpA family protein, translating into MKTTTVPSLLRLLSALIIFAALSGGASYAAERQKYKIIVTRPDTDVTTQLRVYAENEEEARENVALNGWQILSIELYQPPTAVSGEMRGLTPTSDGEYSITITKVGEGSVKPYGTTNVPANGSLMIEMTPDPCEKLGSLIYNGQKLTPEGNSHTIENIEKEGSVVVVFEANGTECADNGILSANLNEQGAIYFALGEFRKELTDKEINIISNANNAKKYVIIGHTDDVRVVPNTEYADNFELSAKRAAFFLNKLTEAGIPAENVQTLGLGPAFPAAPNKKNGQPLNRRAILYERIR